Sequence from the Cucumis sativus cultivar 9930 chromosome 1, Cucumber_9930_V3, whole genome shotgun sequence genome:
TTTGGTTTTCTCAATATACTCTAAATTCAATGACCTGGAAAGTCGGCCAGTTAATTTGATCCTTCATCTGGTTGAGTGTCTGATACCAAATGAATGCTATCTTGTGGGGCCTTCAAGTAAACGTATTTAGTTATTATACACTTGTTGATGTTTTTTGTACTTTTGGACACCATCAGCTAcatcaagtttttaaaattttaccaattcagaattttgttttcttgggGGTACCCTGTTGTCATGcactttttcattcttttcaaaatgtgaTTGACTGATTAAAAGTTCTCAGATAGCAGGACTGACAAACAACTCCTACCTAGCTGAAGGACATGAAATACGTCACTGTGTACAGAAACACAAGAGTCTTGGTCAACATGTTCTTCATGTGGCAAAGGTAACAACCGAAGGTTTCTTAAATTAGAACAGTGGATATATGGACAACTATCTTTCTGATACTTGGCCTCCTTATGGTTGCAATTATGGTAGATGCTTGTAAATCTTGCAGAAGAGGTTGGATGCTATGTTATATGTTGGTCTAACTGCGGAACAGAAGGAATCTGCGACGATGTTTGCAAATGTGGTTGGTGCACAGGTGATTTCACAGCTAAGAGACGCCAAATTTAGCATGGACACTTCAGCTGACAATCAATCAGGTTTATGTTTTGTTCTGTAGCTTTTCATTCAAAGAGGACAACTTTTAATGTAATAGAGACTATGAATCTTTCATTAATGATTACATACAAAAGGAGTGGGAGAGCACCTCTAGCAAAGGGATcagtagaaattaaaaaaaaagtaggtgCACGTAATCAAGAAAATCATCAATTTGTCTTCAAGAGTAATTGAAAgcttttttctcttctgtCCAAGACCCCAAAAGAATATTTGCTTTGTTGTGCTTTCACAGGTTATTAATAAATGGCCAGCTCCAGTGAAGCTGTATAGTAATTATATTCTGGAGCTTTGCTGAGACttgaaatttggaaatgaatttttgttagATGCGAATTGTTTATACCGTTGGAGGGAATTGAAATCTTTCGAGATTCAAATTTTCCACTTGggttcttatttttttaatccttttccattcctaaaaaaatagtttcctttatttttgttacacTTGTTTTGATAGTTCCAACAACCATGTGTAGATGGAATTAGCTTTCAAAACCTGTTCTGGCATCCATCTTTGTAgttatttcttatttgtaaCCTTGGCTTATTCCTTTTCTGGATCACGATGGTCAAGATCTTTTATTCAAGATtacttttctttccaaaaaagataaaaaaaaaaaaacaaggaaaTGGGAAAAGTGACCCATGagaattagaaacaaaatgttttaaatgaaagatatatatattctacTTGGGTACTATTTTTCCTAATCGTTTATGGCCCATAATAGACGAGTAGTGGTTATTAAATTGTACTTAGTTGCTTAAGATTCTGCTGGTTGCTAATTTACACTGATTGACAGTTCAAAGTTTACTTATCTGGCACATGTTTATGGATCGATTTAGCAAGTGCATTATCTAAACAGACTCCATCCATTTTCATCATTTGGGATGTTTTGCCAATTGGATCTGATTTTCGGGTGAAAAACATTAGTCTGATTTGTATTCACTTGAAAATCCCATGCTATTCTAAATTCATAGGATTTCTGAagagttattatttatttattttttcacttcAATCTAATGGTTGTCTGAACTTCTAATTTGGATGCTGTATAGCTTATTTTTCAAGAGAAATGTAGGCCTGCGGTTTGACCAACATCTGTTAACATCTCTTTTCAGATTATATCAGCTCTTGGCGTTTAGATTCTGAGCTTGAGAGCAATATTGATCAGGCAAGCTTCTCTCATTGTCTAATCATATTCATATACATAATCCAGGATCTCTATtaatccattttcttttacagaGTAACAGTACCGTATTATATGAAATGACTACTGTCCAAGATGAAAGcaaaacaaagagagaaaatgtaCATCACCTCAGAAAAATCACATTTCGGCGATTCATATATGGTcaattaatgattttattaagCAAAAAATTTATGTTCCTTTATTTCAACATGCCAGATGACTGTTGCAGAACTAATTGAAGTTTATGAAGGGTGCAGTTCAAGTATGCTAAAGACTCAATCACGTCGTCGATTTGCTTCTTTAAAGAGGATTTCTCCtgcaaatttctcaaaagaGGTATTCAGTTGAGTTGTTGTCACCAAAAATATTGAAGCCTgactagaaaataaaaagcttACCCTTAGGGGATCCTTACTCTAAAAGCTTTGCTGAACCATTCGATTTTAAATCATGGTCCTTCGTGTTAAATTTAATGGGGTTTCTCAGAGGTTTGTATTTGGCATTTGAGAAACATATGCAGACTTTAAAGAGTTTTTTCTAATTGTACActgtttttgaagaaaaagggtGATCTTGCTTTtccaatgaaaaagaatagataagaaacaattaccagtgacatttttttttctttcttaaaataatattttcgtATACAGattttagtaaaagaaaattaataatttggtttCTTACTGTATGTTCCAAGGGTTTCAATTTCCTCTCcattgaaaaagaatgaaacaaGAAACTAATAACACTCCTTATGCCTTTTATCTCTTTAAGAGATTGGAACAGAAGTTGTTCCTTACGTTTccgattttcttttttcttattcctcAATAATACTATATTGCAGGCACGGCGTTCCATTTCTGATGAAGTTCTGCAGCAGATTAGAACGCTCAATTACTTGGATATGGAACTTTTTGAGCATGCTCGAGAAATCTTTGCAATGAGACGTGTACTGATGGGGAATATTGATATGAAAGTGAGTCCTTTTTACTTCTCAATTCCTTTTAGATTTCTCTTCCAACTTGAAATGTTGTCTTCATACTCATCATCTAGGAATCGACAATTTTGATGAACACAGGCATGGTCACACTAAAAAATAACCTCTATTCTAAGAAACACGAGCACTTTTTGTTTGGCTAGCTTGTCCACGTCCGACATGCATCAAACATTTGGATACATTTGTTGGACATGCATTGGACATTCATTAGTTCAACAAATGTGTTGGACACTAGTTGTGCAAGTCAAAATAGGATCAACATTTGATGGACTTCTATCAAACACTTGTATAGTAAGTTAACACGCATAATAAACCTTAGAGAACAAAATacatcaaactaatttttttaccataGAAATGTATCTTTATCATGCCCATgtcctaattttaaaaaatgacgcGCCGTGCCCATATTTTATATCCGTATCCGTGCTCCTTGGCCTTTAAATAGTTATACATTCCAGATAATACAAAATCTCACCATATAACAAACTGAAGTGTAAGTTGTCTCATGATTTCTCAtgcaaatacaacaaaatttgcAGGATGGATCAGAAGGCAAATTTGACCGTCTACGTGTGTTCGAGCTATGGAAAATTCCTTCATTAGTAGTGCTTTTTATCTTACTCCTTGTTCTCTTCGTATTTGCGAACGCTCGAAGAAGAGTATCTAAAGTTAAGGTATAGttgttgatttaatttatCCTCAAAGTGGGGAAGAAAGTCTATGCATCtgtttggattttaaatttttaaatgaatgaaCAGTTTTGCCCATCAATCCTGTTTAAGGAATTGTTTATAGTTCTTGCTTACCTGAGATTCTGTTTTTCGTCTctgattttgaaatagttttcTGCATTAAAGGCGGAGACTCTAAGGGGTTGTttgatttaaagttttatgGATGTTCAATGATGAAGGAGGAAGGATATTTGCCTTCCATAAGAGGAAGTTATCACTTTACTTTTGCATGAACTTATAAGATATATGTGATCCCTTtagaatttgtttgtttgatgcAGGTTAGAAATAAGTACTAATATTTCCACGTGAAGCTTACCCTTACCTTTCCAATGTTGATCaatttgtacattttttttctatggaTATTTGATTTAAGTTCTAATAATGGAATTGAGGCCTTAAGATGCTCAAATGTAATAAGTAATAAGTATTAATGGAAATCTAGAACATTAGAATGTGTGAAAAATCAATTGagatcataaaacaaaaagacgatgaaaaaGAATGAGTTGAAAACTATGAAAATGAGGTGAGTTTGTTATTGCAAATAAGATTCCAAAACGCTCGATACAAATATGGGGGTTGGGTCATACTACATTACAACCTTATTAATTAAGGTCCTCAAGTAGCCTCTTTGCGTTGGGTCATACTACATTACAAGCTTATTAATTACAAGCTTATTAATTATGGTCCTCAAAGTAGCCTCTTTTAAGTCAATGAtcttttcattgtattttggatttcaatattttatagcCTATTATTTTACAGCCTACTAATGCAATAATAGTAAACAATTCAGATCCATGATAGGTtttaggataaaaaaaaaaagtgttcaCTGCTAATTTACGAGATGTAAACCAGTGacataaaatgaatatattcAAGATAGAGCaatataaaatgatataatgGTTAGGTCTATTTGTTTTACTTGTCTTTCTATAGATTTCAAACAATCTGTATGATTTcacctttttaaaatttaagattttattatcTAATGAACTTTGAGAGAGAATAGTAAGAATGTAgtctaattataaattaatatcaattaattattactattaattttaattaattagtgaatTTAAACACATTATTTAAACTTACATAATAAACGTCAATTATAAGTAACATTTTATGTTAGGttaactatttaatataaattattactattatattAAAGAGAAATATCTTAAACGaactaaaaatatagtaaaatatcaataCAAATATAACTAGTAGTATGTTTGTGTATAAGAGCCAAGAGAGACATGGCCACATACAcgtgtaatttttcttctaaaggATCATAATACGCAATCatgtaaaaaatgatatacAATCGCGTAGTTCATAATACACGATTGTTAGTTCATGATAAACAATGGTTTTGAAAGTCATAATAAACGATTATGTAGATGatgatacacgatcatgtgTAGTTTATGATATATGATCATGTAATTCATGATACATTATCGTGTATTTTATGATACATGATCACAATTCATGATAATGATGGTTTTGAAAAACCTatggtaaacgatcgtgtagttcATCTCTGTTCAtgacacattgaaaaaaataataaaagattgatgattgattgaaaacaaggataataatatcataagtataatgaaaaataataataataattgtataacAATGatcatgattttaaaaaaatttgcagaagaagaaaaggtgaCCACCCAtgtgaagaagatggaaagaaagaaagaagaaatatgaTCTGTTCGAAATTTAAAAGCGGCAAGaacaaacatgaaatattttttgaaaattgtcgATGTCAtggactttttattttgttatacgagtcgtaaatattttagattcttgttatatttatgaaaaataacattaaataaacatattaaatatttaaatttgaaagatcaaaataatatataaagcTAAATATtgaatagtttaaatttggagtatgaaaaacaaaacgaaaaaataaatgtagctaaatagaaaagaaaatctaaaattaaatataaaatttgaaaatcaagtaatatataaatctaaaggttttttttttatataaaaaatataacaaaccgacGAAATATTTACCctatatagaacaattttgaaaatggaaaaagtgCGTAAGTCCAcaatgaaaatacaaaaaatgtccCAGTCAACATACGATTAATCGGTCACGCGCGtgtgtaatttttcttctacacAATCATAATACAGGCTCGTGTAAGAAATGATACATGATCATGTAGGTAGTATCAACATGATGGTGGAGTTCCTTTTcacgatgaaaaaaaaaatgcttcaaatctGAACGATTGTGTTGACCACGCTAAACAATTGTGTTAACTATGGTAAGTGATCATTTACATCATATTCACGTGAtcatgtaattatttttaaacgaTGGAAAAAAGGCTTCAAATCTAAGCGATCATTGACCATGGCAAATGATTGTGTTGATTCGGTAAGCGATCATTGAGATCATATCCATATGATCagttagttctttttaaacgatggAAAATGAGCTTCAAGTCTAAATGATCCTGTTGACCCAtgctaaacgatcgtgttgactaggtaagtgattatttaaatataactttgatatgatatttaaacaaagtgatatttaaacgaCTTGATATTTTGGAAGAGGAGTTagaagagagaagatgaagaaataaataaataaaagataaataaaaataaaagaaagaaaatccaGAAGAAATGGTGAAGAaatctagaagaaaaaatgtgaataaatcacaaagaaaaagaaagattaatgAATCGTCCCagtatcaattttaaattaaaaaacgaTTTAGGTATTATTTTCAACTAAGTATAAAATtagttagaaaaatataaaaaatcttaacaaataaatatttgaaagatcAACTTTCATGTGTAAGGTAAAGCAGTTGGTTGAAGGTACACAATCAACTAATATTTACTAAATACCAACTTATGACttctaaaactaaataatatagTCAAATACCGAATCCATCGCTACTAGAAAACTGAAATGTAATGATGCAAATTATATGTCATAAACAGTTTCTGTGATACAGATTTTGCATCTTTGAAGCTCTTGTAAAGATTAGACATTTAATGACACATTTAACGTCAATAATCAATTTCTCCTCTCATTCAACATCTGTCAcgattaattgaattttgacataattaaattatcattGTTGAAGTCCaaattggtttatttttataatattttcgtTATTGACGACACTTTTGTTGTGTCATGGATTGacttttattaacaattttgttgatACAGACACTTCTTcaatgtcattatttttcagaTCATACCATGGTTTTTACTAAAGGTGTTCACAGTTTGGTTTCAAACAAAACcacaaaatgcaaaaaaaaaaaaatctcatacaAAATCGAATAGAACTGCACATTTATGACAAACTGAATCAAAACCAGACCGCATATGTGGTTCGATTTAAATCCCAAAGAATTTCAGGCCACCAAAGCTTGGAAATCTCGTCTCACCTGTTCGGGTCAAGTGAATAAATTTTTGAAGAGCCTGCGAGCCGCTTAGTAAGAAAGGAttgtggaagaagaaaagaaaagagagcaTGCGCgaacaagaaataagaaagatGAGGAGAGGGCCTTGCGAGAGGATCATACAAAGATAGAAGAATTAAGAATGAGGGAGGATGAGAAGCGAAGACAACAGGAGTACGCACACAAGACACACATGATGGcgacaaaaagagaaaaagacaagGCACACGAGGAGGATGAACGTCTTCGCCAATTATCTGCAAAGAAAAAGCAAAGTATCACCTCCCTAGAAGGAGCGAAGAGTAAGTTAGCGGAGGTGCAAGCCACTAAGAAGACAAAACTTGATACCCTCGCAGACTTAAGCGAGTAGGTAAACAGGGTGGCCGCCACAAATGAAGCGATAGAAAAACAGGAAATTGACCACATGGATATTGTGGCTGAAGAATTGACAcagaaattgaaataatgagTTGTACGGAATCATTAATGCAAACTGAATAACTCGAGCTTCTAAGCAGCAAATGTCCTCAGAAAGGAAAAAGCCAAGGCAGGGACATCCATACCTAAGGATGatagaaaaagggaaaatgatGGACACCCAAGATCTAGAAAAAATCATAAAGATTGAAAATTGCTATCTTTTAATGGGCTACTACCCGACTTTCTCTACGGTCCAATctgtcgcgacgtgatcgctacgcggagcgACCGACCTTcccgtttatttaattttaataaataattttggagtcgccaccaaccatattagggtgtgattggtcacccaaaaaaaaaaaaaaaatggtctgcgtacattcagagatttaagttcgggagtcagttgtgtgtagggaaggtgttagcaccctacaacacccaaaaaatggttacccaattttatcttttaaattaaattatagaggttcacaaaacaaagtttttatttaggttttgtttaaatgtcccatgtttatcaattcatatcgaagaaagtaaaacctaagcatgaattgatgattatgggtggcataggaaccattagaaaaattaagtttatttttgttttaaaaaatttttattcaccttaagaatattaagataccaaaacttgatattttaatatctatcataggtgtttaatgagaaatttcatgtatctagAATAAAAACactactcagtctcatttaaaatatgaaatgtgtttatttaaaacaatctattaattaaatttcaaacgaaaaaatttcatggattcatggaatttaaattataaaatccataaaaaacaatacttttctccgatttacatttttatatttcaattggaaaatgaataataacaatgagcaaaacattatgaaatttgaaaaatacttaaagggtaatatgttgagataaaataaatgcataaaacaaatacatgatAATGTAaacaatatgcaaaatgtacaagatgattaattaatacagcAGAggcaagataattaattaatgcagaatgatacaaaataactaattaattcaaaacatgtaaaataattaattaattcaaaaggatgcaaaataattaattaattcaaaaggatgcaaaataattaattaatgcagaaaggtgaaaaataattaattaatgcgGAAATaggcaaattaattaattaattcagaaatatgcaaaataattaattatgccAGACGagagtaataaataattactcGAGGATGTCAAATGggtgaaataataattaactgcAGAGTGTCCAAGtggatgcaaataattaaaacatgtAAAATGAGTGTCAAATGATTAACAGAACAACTAATTAATgagtgatttaaatgaataattaagacatCACCCAAATggatgccaaataattaagctAGTATCATCaacttgaataaaaaaaaaagaacttacaaGGTTTGCCTTAAATGCAAAATGTTCTGGGTTGATCCTCTTCAcctcttccaaaaaaaaattcttttacgtGTCACTCTTctctatcaaataatatataaagcTAAATATtgaatagtttaaatttgaaacttaaattaaacatgtaagtatgaaaaacaaaacgaaaaaataaatgtagctaagtagaaaagaaaatctaaaattaaatataaaatttgaaaatcaaataatatataaatctaaaggtttttttttatatataaaaaaaatataacaaatcgacaaaatatttaccctatatagaacaattttgaaaatggaaaaagtgCGTAAGTCCAcaatgaaaatacaaaaaaatgtctCAGTCAACATACGATTAATCGGTCACGCGCGtgtgtaatttttcttctacacAATCATAATACAGGCTCGTGTGAGAAATGATACATGATCATGTAGGTAGTATCAACATGATGGTGGAGTTCCTTTTcacgatgaaaaaaaaaatgcttcaaatctGAACGATTGTGTTGACCACGCTAAACAATTGTGTTAACTATGGTAAGTGATCATTTACATCATGTTCACAtgatcgtgtagttctttttaaacgatggAAAAAAGGTTTCAAATCTAAGCGATCATTGACC
This genomic interval carries:
- the LOC116404616 gene encoding protein-tyrosine sulfotransferase-like isoform X1 is translated as MDPTIKLILLLIFFSIACASTTEKKFEHCERVVKDWALSSLHQGINNDKHTLKDLLFFLHVPRTGGRSYYHCFLTKLYPSSQNCPLSYDKLRFDPSKTKCRLLATHDDYSMMEKLQKERTSVVTIVRNPVDRVLGSYEFSVEVAARSLVHPDLASATKMSKHVRAKTNGMSALDVWPWKYLVPWMRGDLFSRRDVRRQKGSSEAKSDSPYDMEDMLMPLKEFVDDPIVHDLVHNGATFQIAGLTNNSYLAEGHEIRHCVQKHKSLGQHVLHVAKKRLDAMLYVGLTAEQKESATMFANVVGAQVISQLRDAKFSMDTSADNQSDYISSWRLDSELESNIDQSNSTVLYEMTTVQDESKTKRENMTVAELIEVYEGCSSSMLKTQSRRRFASLKRISPANFSKEARRSISDEVLQQIRTLNYLDMELFEHAREIFAMRRVLMGNIDMKDGSEGKFDRLRVFELWKIPSLVVLFILLLVLFVFANARRRVSKVKV